The Streptococcus mitis genome has a segment encoding these proteins:
- the rnc gene encoding ribonuclease III produces MKELQTVLKNHFAIEFADKNLLETAFTHTSYANEHRLLKISHNERLEFLGDAVLQLLISEYLYKKYPKKPEGDLSKLRAMIVREESLAGFARDCQFDQFIKLGKGEEKSGGRNRDTILGDAFEAFLGALLLDKDVAKVKEFIYQVMIPKVEAGEFEMITDYKTHLQELLQVNGDVAIRYQVISETGPAHDKVFDVEVLVEGKSIGQGQGRSKKLAEQEAAKNAVEKGLDSCI; encoded by the coding sequence ATGAAAGAATTACAAACTGTACTAAAGAACCATTTTGCAATCGAATTTGCAGACAAAAATTTACTGGAGACTGCCTTTACTCATACGAGTTATGCCAATGAGCACCGCCTCTTAAAAATTTCACACAATGAACGCTTGGAATTTTTAGGAGACGCTGTTCTACAGTTATTGATTTCAGAATATCTGTATAAAAAATACCCTAAAAAACCTGAGGGTGATTTGTCCAAACTCCGTGCCATGATTGTCCGCGAGGAGAGTTTGGCTGGTTTTGCGCGTGATTGCCAGTTTGATCAGTTTATCAAGCTGGGTAAGGGGGAAGAAAAGTCTGGTGGACGCAATCGTGACACCATTCTTGGTGATGCCTTTGAAGCTTTTCTTGGTGCCCTCCTTTTGGACAAGGATGTGGCCAAGGTCAAGGAATTTATCTATCAAGTCATGATTCCTAAGGTTGAAGCAGGAGAGTTTGAGATGATTACAGACTACAAAACCCATCTCCAAGAGTTACTTCAGGTCAATGGCGATGTAGCTATTCGTTATCAGGTGATTTCTGAAACGGGTCCTGCCCACGATAAGGTCTTTGATGTAGAAGTTCTTGTCGAAGGTAAGAGCATTGGTCAAGGTCAAGGTCGTTCTAAGAAACTAGCAGAGCAGGAAGCTGCCAAAAATGCCGTTGAGAAAGGGCTGGATTCATGTATTTAA
- a CDS encoding GMP reductase — protein sequence MLNEFPIFDYEDIQLIPNKCVIKSRAEADTSVTLGNHTFKLPVVPANMQTILDENVAEQLAKGGYFYIMHRFDEAGRIPFIKRMHEQGLIVSISVGVKDYEYDFVSQLKSDAPEYITIDIAHGHADSVISMIQHIKKELPDTFVIAGNVGTPEAVRELENAGADATKVGIGPGKVCITKVKTGFGTGGWQLAALRWCAKAARKPIIADGGIRTHGDIAKSIRFGASMVMIGSLFAGHIESPGKTIEVDGEQFKEYYGSASQYQKGAYKNVEGKRILLPAKGHLQDTLTEMEQDLQSAISYAGGRQVADLKHVDYVIVKNSIWNGDASH from the coding sequence ATGTTAAATGAATTTCCAATTTTTGATTACGAAGATATTCAATTGATTCCAAATAAATGTGTGATTAAAAGCCGTGCAGAAGCGGATACAAGTGTCACTCTAGGAAATCACACCTTTAAACTACCTGTTGTGCCAGCTAATATGCAGACGATTTTGGATGAAAATGTAGCAGAGCAACTGGCTAAAGGTGGTTACTTCTACATTATGCACCGTTTTGATGAGGCAGGACGTATTCCTTTTATTAAGCGCATGCATGAGCAAGGGCTTATTGTTTCTATCTCTGTCGGTGTTAAGGATTATGAGTATGATTTCGTTAGCCAGCTCAAATCTGATGCTCCGGAATACATCACAATTGACATTGCCCATGGTCATGCGGATAGCGTGATTTCTATGATTCAACACATCAAGAAAGAACTGCCAGATACATTTGTCATTGCTGGAAATGTGGGAACACCAGAAGCTGTGCGTGAATTGGAAAATGCTGGTGCAGATGCTACTAAGGTTGGAATTGGACCTGGTAAAGTTTGTATCACCAAGGTTAAGACTGGTTTTGGTACAGGTGGTTGGCAGTTGGCTGCTCTACGCTGGTGTGCTAAGGCTGCACGTAAACCGATTATCGCTGATGGTGGAATTCGTACTCATGGCGATATTGCCAAGTCTATCCGTTTCGGTGCCAGCATGGTCATGATTGGTTCTCTCTTCGCAGGGCACATCGAAAGTCCAGGGAAAACAATCGAAGTTGATGGTGAACAATTCAAAGAATACTACGGTTCAGCTTCACAATATCAAAAAGGTGCTTATAAAAACGTTGAAGGAAAACGCATCTTACTTCCTGCTAAAGGACATCTGCAAGACACTTTAACTGAGATGGAACAAGACCTTCAAAGTGCTATTTCTTATGCAGGTGGACGTCAGGTTGCTGACCTTAAACATGTTGATTATGTTATCGTGAAAAACTCCATCTGGAATGGGGATGCTTCCCATTAA